Proteins encoded in a region of the Canis lupus familiaris isolate Mischka breed German Shepherd chromosome 1, alternate assembly UU_Cfam_GSD_1.0, whole genome shotgun sequence genome:
- the TOMM40 gene encoding mitochondrial import receptor subunit TOM40 homolog, with protein MGNVLAASSPPAGPPPPPAPALVGLPPPPPSPPGFTLPPLGGGLGAGAGAGRGSERTPGAAAGSAAGTADDGACGCLPNPGTFEECHRKCKELFPIQMEGVKLTVNKGLSNHFQVNHTVALSTVGESNYHFGVTYVGTKQLSPTEAFPVLVGDMDNSGSLNAQVIHQLGPGLRSKMAIQTQQSKFVNWQVDGEYRGSDFTAAVTLGNPDVLVGSGILVAHYLQSITPCLALGGELVYHRRPGEEGTVMSLAGKYTLNNWLATVTLGQAGMHATYYHKASEQLQVGVEFEASTRMQDTSVSFGYQLDLPKANLLFKGSVDSNWIVGATLEKKLPPLPLTLALGAFLNHRKNKFQCGFGLTIG; from the exons ATGGGGAACGTCTTGGCCGCTAGCTCGCCGCCCGcagggccgccgccgccgcctgcgccCGCCCTCGTGGGACTGCCGCCGCCTCCGCCCTCTCCTCCCGGCTTCACGCTGCCGCCGCTCGGGGGCGGTCTGGGCGCTGGGGCCGGTGCGGGTCGAGGTTCGGAACGGACCCCCGGTGCTGCCGCCGGCAGCGCCGCAGGGACCGCGGACGATGGGGCCTGCGGCTGCCTGCCCAACCCGGGCACGTTCGAGGAGTGCCACCGGAAGTGCAAGG AGCTATTTCCCATTCAGATGGAAGGTGTCAAGCTCACAGTCAACAAAGGGTTGAGTAACCATTTCCAG GTGAACCACACAGTAGCCCTCAGCACAGTTGGGGAGTCCAACTACCACTTCGGGGTCACGTATGTGGGAACAAAGCAGCTGAGTCCTACAGAG GCATTCCCCGTGCTGGTGGGTGACATGGACAACAGTGGCAGCCTCAATGCTCAGGTCATTCACCAGCTGGGCCCTGGCCTCCGGTCCAAGATGGCCATCCAG ACCCAGCAGTCGAAGTTTGTGAACTGGCAGGTGGATGGGGAGTACCGGGGTTCTGACTTCACAGCAGCCGTCACCCTGGGGAACCCAGATGTCCTGGTGGGTTCAG GAATCCTCGTGGCCCACTACCTCCAGAGCATCACGCCGTGTCTGGCCCTGGGTGGAGAGCTTGTCTACCACCGACGGCCCGGGGAGGAAGGCACCGTCATGTCTCTAGCTGGGAAATACACAT TGAACAACTGGTTGGCGACGGTGACATTGGGCCAGGCAGGCATGCACGCGACGTACTACCACAAAGCCAGTGAGCAG CTGCAGGTAGGCGTGGAGTTCGAAGCCAGCACGAGGATGCAGGACACCAGCGTCTCCTTCGGGTACCAGCTGGACCTGCCCAAGGCCAACCTCCTCTTCAAAG GGTCCGTGGACAGCAACTGGATTGTGGGTGCCACTCTGGAGAAGAAgctcccgcccctgcccctgacGTTGGCCCTCGGGGCTTTCCTGAATCACCGGAAGAATAAGTTCCAATGTGGCTTTGGCCTCACCATCGGCTGA
- the APOE gene encoding apolipoprotein E produces MKVLWAALVVTLLAGCWADVQPEPELERELEPKVQQELEPEAGWQTGQPWEAALARFWDYLRWVQTLSDQVQEGVLNTQVTQELTALMDETMKEVKAYKAELDEQLGPMTSETQARVAKELQAAQARLRSDMEDVRNRLTQYRGELQAMLGQSSEELRARFASHMRKLRKRVLRDAEDLQRRLAVYKAGVREGAERSVSSIRERLWPLLEQARERNAKVGALATQPLLERADALGQQLRGQLEEMSSRARGHLEEMREQIQEVRVKMEEQADQIRQKAEAFQARLKSWFEPLLEDMQRQWDGLVEKVQAAVATIPTSKPVEEP; encoded by the exons ATGAAGGTTCTGTGGGCTGCGCTGGTGGTCACGCTCCTGGCAG GATGCTGGGCCGATGTGCAGCCGGAGCCGGAGCTGGAGCGCGAGCTGGAGCCGAAGGTCCAGCAGGAGCTGGAGCCAGAGGCCGGGTGGCAGACTGGCCAGCCCTGGGAGGCGGCGCTGGCCCGCTTCTGGGATTACCTGCGCTGGGTGCAGACGCTGTCTGACCAGGTGCAAGAGGGCGTGCTCAACACCCAGGTCACCCAGGAACTGAC GGCGCTGATGGATGAGACCATGAAGGAGGTGAAGGCCTACAAGGCGGAGCTGGACGAGCAGCTGGGCCCCATGACCTCGGAGACGCAGGCCCGCGTGGCCAAGGAGCTGCAGGCGGCGCAGGCCCGGCTGCGCTCGGACATGGAGGACGTGCGCAACCGCCTGACGCAGTACCGCGGCGAGCTGCAGGCCATGCTGGGCCAGAGCAGCGAGGAGCTGCGGGCGCGCTTCGCCTCCCACATGCGCAAGCTGCGCAAGCGGGTGCTGCGGGACGCCGAGGACCTGCAGAGGCGCCTGGCCGTCTACAAGGCCGGCGTGCGCGAGGGTGCCGAGCGCAGCGTGAGCAGCATCCGCGAGCGCCTCTGGCCGCTGCTGGAGCAGGCCCGCGAGCGCAACGCCAAGGTGGGCGCCCTGGCCACGCAGCCGCTGCTCGAGCGGGCCGACGCCCTGGGCCAGCAGCTGCGCGGGCAGCTGGAGGAGATGAGCAGCCGGGCCCGCGGCCACCTGGAGGAGATGCGCGAGCAGATACAGGAGGTGCGGGTGAAGATGGAGGAGCAGGCCGACCAGATACGCCAAAAGGCCGAGGCCTTCCAGGCGCGCCTCAAGAGCTGGTTCGAGCCCCTGCTGGAAGACATGCAGCGCCAGTGGGACGGGCTGGTGGAGAAGGTGCAGGCGGCCGTGGCCACCATCCCCACCTCTAAGCCTGTGGAGGAACCATGA